The sequence CCGGTTATTATAAATATTTGAACAAGGAGTTTATTGGGCAAAATGCCGTTCCGTTTGCACGGACACAGTTATAAAGGTATTCCTTTAAAAAAAACACATTTTGAAATTTGAAAAAGAATTGGTGCACGGAAAGCTGATTAAACGTTATAAACGTTTTTTGACCGATGTTGAATTGGATACAGGAGAAATTGTTGTGGCACATTGCACCAACTCCGGATCGATGAAAAGTTGCCTTGAAAATGGGGCAGAGGTATATCTTACTCCGGTTGACGATCCGAAACGAAAAACAAAGTTTACCTGGGAGATGATTAAGATAAACAACGACTGGGTGGGCATAAATACCGGAAATCCGAATAAACTGGCGTACGAAGCAATTTTAAATCAACAGATTTCCGGGTTAAACGGATATACAACTGTGAAACGGGAAGTAAAATTCGGAGATTCGCGTTTTGATGTTTATGCCGAAAACGAAAATGAAAAATGTTTTGTGGAGGTAAAAAACGTTTCGATGAAAGAGAATGAATATGCTTTGTTTCCTGATGCCGTAACAACTCGTGGTCAAAAACATTTAAAAACCTTGATCGATGTAAAAAAGCAGGGAATGCGGGCAGTTATGCTTTATATTATTCAACGAAGTGATGTACGAATTTTCGCCCCTGCAAAAGAAATTGATCCGAATTATGCTTCCTTGCTAAAAAAGGCAGCTGGCGCTGGAGTTGAGATCTTTCCCATGCAGGCATCAGTTACTCCGGAACAGATTACTTTAGTGCGTAAATTACCTTTTCAGTTATAAAAAAGCCGGAATAAATTTGATTATTCCGGCTACTTCTCTGTTTATAATTCTACTTTTTTTCTTTTTCTTCAATCGGAACTAAATCTCCATGATATGAAATATGTTGGCGATTTGTGCTGTTAACACTTAACGATGTTGAGCCGGTTGAACTCACGTTAAATGTATAGTCCACTCTGTCGTTTTTATTTTTGGCAGAGAATTTAATAATATATCCGCCTTTTTTACCATCCTCAACGCTCAAGTTCTCTACAGGAGATTTAAACGTCATTGGAGAATCGCTTGAACCATATTCTGCAGCATATGCTCTTCCAAAATAGGGAAGGTATGAATCTACTTCATTATCTTTCAATACTACGCTGTAAGCGGTTGTAAGATTACGACTTTTTCCACTTGATGGAAGCATTCGTGTTGCATCAAATTGCCAGGCGTTGGCTTCAATAATTTGCTTTGTTTGTTCGGTTAACTTTGCTTCTCGCTGCGCTTTTCTTTCTTTTCTACTTAATTTCTCATCTTGCGCATTTGTAACTACAATTGCCAAAATGAGGAAACTTAACAATAATATTCTCTTCATGACATTATATTTTTGTTTTTCAAATTACAAAAATTATTCAAAGGATCAGTAATTTACTTCAAGAAAAAAGGGATATTATTCATATCCCTTTTAGTGCAGTTTAACTAAATAAAATCACTTTTAATGATTTCTAAAAAGTATTTTCAGGCAAATTCGCCTTTATTTGAAATAAATTGCAGTTTTTATGGTCCGGTAAGTGTGTTTTCTTTTTTTTGTATTTAAATTAACTATTGCCTTCAAAAACAAAAGTTTCTTTCTTTGCATTCGTTTTTGCACGTTTCCTACAAAAATATAACTTTTGTAAATATTTAAAAAGAATAATCTCGAATAATAAAAAAATAATTATAAATGAACCATGCGAAGGATATCGATTAACAAAGAATTAGCTGATAAAGTGCCGGAAATTGTTTTATCGTGTATCAAGTGCGACATAGAATA comes from uncultured Draconibacterium sp. and encodes:
- a CDS encoding DUF4251 domain-containing protein, with amino-acid sequence MKRILLLSFLILAIVVTNAQDEKLSRKERKAQREAKLTEQTKQIIEANAWQFDATRMLPSSGKSRNLTTAYSVVLKDNEVDSYLPYFGRAYAAEYGSSDSPMTFKSPVENLSVEDGKKGGYIIKFSAKNKNDRVDYTFNVSSTGSTSLSVNSTNRQHISYHGDLVPIEEKEKK
- the sfsA gene encoding DNA/RNA nuclease SfsA, which gives rise to MKFEKELVHGKLIKRYKRFLTDVELDTGEIVVAHCTNSGSMKSCLENGAEVYLTPVDDPKRKTKFTWEMIKINNDWVGINTGNPNKLAYEAILNQQISGLNGYTTVKREVKFGDSRFDVYAENENEKCFVEVKNVSMKENEYALFPDAVTTRGQKHLKTLIDVKKQGMRAVMLYIIQRSDVRIFAPAKEIDPNYASLLKKAAGAGVEIFPMQASVTPEQITLVRKLPFQL